In Pseudorasbora parva isolate DD20220531a chromosome 9, ASM2467924v1, whole genome shotgun sequence, the sequence GCAGTGTTTAAATTGAATAGTATACTAGTTTTGTAGTCCGCAGATGGTACAACACAAAACATCACAACATTGAAAACCAGATTTTCCAGTAAGCTGGTCATTCAAAGGTCTTTGTCACATCCCTGCTGTCTGCTTAAGATCATCCGGCTCACATCGATGTTGTTATTGGTAAAAACCTCTTTTCCGTGGTCGACGGTGGCAGCAGGCAGGGATCGGGTGCGGCCTAGAATCCAAGCGAAGTCTACGTGGAACAGTCTCAAGACATCAGTGCATGAATATACCAGTGCTGAATTCTCATAATCAGTGGACAAAACCCAGTATGGAGTGTAGGGCAAAACTGTCAATTCAAGCAGAGATGCAAAACATGAGATACGCATGAGATAAGCATTTAATGGAAATTTGATCGTCCAAATGCTCAAACAACCGTCTTCGTACCATAAGAGAAACTGATTCCAAGCTTTGCTGGATTTTTTTTGTCCTCCACCACAGCTGTCCCGTCAATTGTTCTTAGCTCTCCTTTTCTGATGAAAATAAAGTTTACAGTTTACAGTATAACTTGGTGTATTTATAATTTTGTGTATATAATTGTGTAgtacaataaaacaaattataagAGTGATCCTTTAAATACCCCTCGACTTTGTACTCACAGAATTTCAGAGCTCACTACATGAGCCGTTCCATCCAGCTTGAGGGTAAAGTTAGTCTCAATGCATCTCCCTCGCTCAAACTGTGCTGGAAGTTTAGCAATCTCAAACCACCTGCCCATAAACTACATAAGGATGCAGACAAGCAAACTATAAGAAAGATTAAGAGCAGAATAGAAGACCTGATCATTGCATATGTTGAGGTGTAATACGCTACCTTCTTTAGGTTAAAGGCAGGTTGAGTAGAAGGTTCTGGGCATGGCCCCCAGTGAGGCACCTGGGCATTTATGATTGGCAGAAAAAGGGCCACAAATACCAGAAGGGCCttcattttactttttataCCCATTGCCAAAAAAAAGAAGGATAGAACAGAATGGTCAAATATTATGTGTCGATAACTAAATATGTGCATGCATTCTCAACAGCTGACACAAAGGAtggaaaacattttcaaaacttactgtcatattatttattatatacttACTGTCATATTAATTATATACTGTCAATAAATTGAATTTATTAATTGAAGTTATACA encodes:
- the apoda.1 gene encoding apolipoprotein Da, duplicate 1, whose product is MKALLVFVALFLPIINAQVPHWGPCPEPSTQPAFNLKKFMGRWFEIAKLPAQFERGRCIETNFTLKLDGTAHVVSSEILKGELRTIDGTAVVEDKKNPAKLGISFSYVLPYTPYWVLSTDYENSALVYSCTDVLRLFHVDFAWILGRTRSLPAATVDHGKEVFTNNNIDVSRMILSRQQGCDKDL